A region from the Dehalococcoidales bacterium genome encodes:
- the trpS gene encoding tryptophan--tRNA ligase gives MKHRIFSGARPTGRLHIGNYLGALQNWVKLQDDYECVYCIVDIHALTSMEDTTNLQANVHEMLLDWLAVGIDPQKSIMFVQSHVPEVTELNTFLGMITPLSWLLRVPTFKDKVRLQKENVNYGLVGYPVLMAADIVLYKADTVPVGEDQLPHLELTREIVRRFNTLFGETLIEPQAKLTDFPSVVGLDGKGKMSKQAGNHIEIAMTEKETADKIKTAFTDPARLRRSDPGHPEICNVYKLLGEFDPEGRKGIDEKCRNAEIGCVECKNLLTTAINNAMRPIRERRRDLEANPKALEGILTEGAERARVIAQDTMKLVRKNMKLV, from the coding sequence ATGAAACATCGTATTTTTTCCGGGGCGCGCCCCACAGGACGTTTGCATATTGGCAATTATCTCGGTGCTTTGCAGAATTGGGTTAAATTGCAGGACGATTACGAGTGCGTGTACTGCATTGTCGATATCCATGCCTTAACTTCAATGGAAGATACCACCAATCTTCAGGCAAATGTACACGAGATGTTATTGGATTGGCTTGCGGTTGGGATTGACCCTCAAAAAAGCATCATGTTCGTGCAATCTCATGTGCCGGAAGTCACGGAGCTCAATACCTTTTTAGGAATGATTACACCTTTAAGCTGGCTCTTAAGGGTCCCCACTTTTAAAGACAAAGTAAGGTTACAAAAAGAAAACGTAAACTACGGCTTGGTAGGCTATCCGGTGCTAATGGCAGCCGATATTGTGTTATACAAAGCGGATACCGTACCAGTCGGCGAAGACCAACTGCCGCACCTTGAACTAACCCGTGAAATAGTCAGGCGCTTTAACACCCTGTTCGGCGAAACACTTATTGAGCCGCAAGCCAAGCTAACCGATTTCCCGAGTGTTGTTGGGTTAGACGGCAAAGGTAAAATGAGTAAGCAAGCCGGAAACCATATTGAAATAGCGATGACCGAAAAGGAAACCGCCGATAAAATAAAAACGGCCTTTACCGACCCTGCCCGCCTGCGCCGCTCCGACCCGGGACACCCCGAGATTTGCAATGTTTATAAACTGCTGGGTGAGTTTGACCCTGAGGGCAGAAAAGGGATTGACGAAAAATGCAGAAACGCCGAAATCGGGTGTGTTGAGTGCAAGAATTTACTAACAACAGCCATCAACAACGCAATGAGACCGATACGCGAACGCCGCAGGGACCTTGAAGCCAACCCAAAAGCCCTGGAGGGGATTCTAACCGAAGGCGCCGAACGTGCGCGAGTGATTGCGCAGGATACAATGAAGTTAGTTCGTAAAAATATGAAGCTGGTCTAA
- a CDS encoding YbaN family protein: MEQNSEKPNVKECRETKGWLKYLLIAVGTLSVALGFLGIFLPLLPTTPFLLLAAACYIRSSQRFYCWLINNRYFGKYIRDYREKGGIPLKLKVYVISLMWVVMAATAIFVIELLAVRILLVVIAGGVTIHLLSLKTIRE, encoded by the coding sequence ATGGAACAGAATTCGGAAAAGCCTAACGTTAAGGAATGCCGAGAAACGAAGGGCTGGTTAAAATATTTATTGATTGCAGTCGGCACCTTGTCTGTTGCGCTCGGTTTTTTAGGTATCTTCCTCCCCCTCCTCCCGACCACCCCCTTCTTACTTTTGGCAGCCGCTTGCTACATACGCAGCTCGCAGCGTTTTTATTGCTGGCTTATTAATAACCGCTACTTCGGCAAGTACATCAGGGATTACCGCGAAAAAGGGGGCATCCCTCTCAAACTAAAGGTTTACGTTATCAGTTTAATGTGGGTAGTCATGGCGGCAACGGCAATTTTTGTTATTGAATTGCTTGCAGTTAGAATTCTGTTGGTTGTAATTGCCGGCGGGGTAACAATCCATTTGCTGTCTCTAAAAACGATAAGGGAATAG
- the miaB gene encoding tRNA (N6-isopentenyl adenosine(37)-C2)-methylthiotransferase MiaB produces MPLYHIWTIGCQMNKAESERLASLFEQSGYCPTASAKEADLIILNSCVIRQSAENKVVSKIGTLKSLKKNNPNLKIALTGCLVDSDISKLQKRFPLIDYFFKAGGMPPWKDEADITDITPLKPDVSTFINIIQGCDNFCSYCIVPYRRGREKSRPVDEIVNEAKTLVARGAKEIVLVGQNVDSYGHDLPDKPDLAYLLAQINQIEGLARLRFLTNHPKDMSERLIDAIAGLDKVCEEINLPVQAGDDAILKAMRRGYTSAQYRDLVQRIRAKAPNIAISTDLIVGFPGETEEQFNASVRLLKELRFDNTHIAAYSARTGTIASREYEDDIPPETKKERVAIIEELQGQIAAEINAELEGSVIEVLVEGRKKGKWHGRSRSGKLIFFNHNNNLLGQLVNIKIEKTSPWSLQGILVT; encoded by the coding sequence ATGCCTCTATATCATATTTGGACAATAGGTTGCCAAATGAACAAGGCCGAATCCGAAAGGCTGGCCAGTCTGTTTGAACAGTCCGGCTACTGTCCGACTGCGTCCGCAAAAGAAGCAGATTTAATCATTTTAAACAGCTGCGTTATCCGCCAGAGTGCCGAAAATAAAGTTGTCAGTAAAATAGGCACCTTAAAATCGTTAAAGAAAAATAACCCGAATTTGAAAATTGCTTTAACGGGGTGTCTCGTGGATTCCGACATCTCCAAACTGCAAAAAAGATTTCCGCTTATTGATTATTTCTTTAAAGCCGGGGGAATGCCCCCTTGGAAAGATGAAGCCGATATAACGGATATTACCCCTCTAAAACCGGACGTTAGCACTTTTATTAATATCATCCAGGGGTGCGATAACTTTTGTTCTTACTGTATCGTCCCCTACCGCAGAGGCAGGGAAAAAAGCCGTCCGGTAGATGAAATAGTTAACGAGGCTAAAACGCTGGTTGCCAGAGGCGCCAAAGAAATTGTACTTGTCGGACAAAACGTGGATTCATACGGACACGACCTGCCCGATAAACCCGACCTTGCTTATCTTTTAGCCCAAATAAACCAAATAGAAGGATTGGCAAGGCTGCGCTTTTTAACCAATCACCCCAAAGATATGAGCGAGCGGCTGATTGATGCTATTGCCGGGCTTGATAAGGTTTGCGAAGAGATTAACTTACCGGTGCAAGCCGGAGACGACGCAATTTTAAAGGCTATGCGCCGCGGATACACCTCCGCCCAATATCGGGATTTAGTGCAGCGTATTCGTGCTAAAGCCCCCAATATTGCAATCAGTACCGATCTGATTGTTGGGTTCCCGGGGGAAACCGAAGAGCAATTTAACGCATCGGTTCGTTTATTAAAAGAATTAAGGTTCGATAATACTCATATTGCCGCTTACTCGGCCAGAACGGGAACAATCGCCTCACGCGAATACGAGGATGACATACCGCCGGAAACCAAAAAAGAGCGTGTCGCCATCATTGAGGAGCTGCAGGGGCAAATTGCAGCGGAAATAAACGCCGAACTTGAAGGCAGTGTTATCGAGGTTTTAGTCGAGGGCCGCAAGAAGGGAAAGTGGCACGGAAGAAGCCGAAGTGGTAAACTAATATTCTTCAACCACAACAATAACCTGCTTGGACAATTGGTTAATATTAAAATTGAAAAAACGAGCCCTTGGTCGTTACAAGGGATTTTAGTAACATAA
- the nadC gene encoding carboxylating nicotinate-nucleotide diphosphorylase: MNKLPQEQIESIIRLALEEDDYENDITSNAIIPENQTGTAFIIAKEEGVLACVNIILPILHTVDPTIRVNLLQNEGGHIKKDDIIAEIEGNLRKILVAERTVLNFLSHLSGIATITASYVEKVKGTKAIIRDTRKTLPGMRLLEKYAVTVGGGENHRLNMADGILIKDNHLAFLRKNGTTLTDIIRKARKNSDSNTVIEVEVDNVDDAMEVLQTDVDIILLDNMNAEDMKKVVAASGGKVKLEASGGINLDNIREAALAGVDYISIGALTHSAKSLDFSLEVES, from the coding sequence ATGAATAAACTGCCGCAAGAACAAATTGAAAGCATTATCAGACTGGCTTTAGAAGAAGACGATTACGAGAACGATATTACCAGTAATGCCATTATTCCCGAAAACCAAACCGGCACCGCTTTTATTATTGCCAAAGAAGAAGGGGTTTTGGCATGCGTGAATATTATACTGCCAATCCTGCACACCGTTGACCCGACAATCAGGGTCAACTTACTGCAAAATGAAGGCGGACACATTAAAAAAGACGACATTATAGCGGAGATTGAAGGAAATTTAAGGAAAATCCTTGTTGCTGAAAGAACCGTTTTAAACTTTTTGAGCCATTTAAGCGGAATTGCGACAATAACGGCAAGTTATGTTGAAAAGGTTAAAGGAACCAAAGCGATTATTCGAGATACCCGTAAAACTCTGCCTGGCATGCGCTTACTCGAAAAGTATGCCGTAACCGTTGGCGGCGGCGAGAACCACCGCCTCAATATGGCAGACGGGATTTTAATTAAGGATAATCACCTCGCTTTTTTAAGAAAAAACGGGACAACATTAACCGATATTATCAGAAAAGCCCGTAAAAACAGCGACAGCAACACCGTAATCGAAGTTGAGGTTGATAACGTAGACGATGCAATGGAAGTGCTACAAACGGATGTTGATATAATCCTGCTTGATAATATGAATGCGGAAGATATGAAAAAGGTAGTGGCAGCCTCCGGCGGAAAGGTTAAACTGGAAGCCTCCGGCGGCATAAATTTGGATAATATCAGAGAAGCGGCGCTTGCCGGTGTAGATTATATTTCGATAGGAGCATTAACTCATTCGGCCAAATCACTTGATTTTAGCCTTGAAGTTGAATCTTAA
- the nadB gene encoding L-aspartate oxidase, translated as MKTYDYVIIGSGIAGLYCALLARKYGSVLIVTKGSIEDCNTRHAQGGIAAAIGVDDSPELHYKDTLIAGDGLCDEEVVRILSEEGPDRIADLVNFGVPFDTIDGEISLTLEAAHSIPRILHAGGDATGKHIEITLSKVVRTLNLPVLEHHMATEIITEQNCVKGIKVFDCEKGCYEEFGCRYLILASGGAGQLFKYTTNPKVATGDGIALALKAGAELTDMEFFQFHPTALRIPGIAPFLISEAVRGEGGILRNADGKRFMTDYAPLAELAPRDVVARSILSEMQKTKQDNVFLDVTHLPPQRVKTRFPHIYQFCLDQGLDITVSPIPVAPAAHYMIGGVRTNSWGETSVCGLFAAGECAGTGAHGANRLASNSMLEVMIIGKRIFRRIEEGAGSEIKTQFASNLPSEDIRYKLRRGKPADDTPQLTLEALQNLLWNNVGIVRDGEGLKEAINILGSWEQSLPQPTTRQSFELANLITTGRLMAEAALLREESRGAHYRTDFPKHSEEWLRHIIITIDAQEQCNE; from the coding sequence ATAAAAACGTATGACTATGTTATAATCGGCAGCGGTATTGCAGGTTTGTATTGTGCCTTACTCGCACGCAAGTACGGCAGTGTTCTAATAGTAACCAAAGGCAGTATCGAGGACTGCAATACCCGCCATGCCCAGGGCGGAATTGCCGCTGCCATCGGCGTTGATGATTCCCCCGAATTACACTACAAAGACACACTGATTGCCGGAGACGGCCTGTGTGACGAAGAAGTGGTGCGTATCCTCTCCGAGGAAGGCCCCGACCGAATTGCCGACTTGGTTAACTTCGGGGTGCCGTTTGATACCATAGACGGTGAAATCTCGCTGACATTGGAAGCGGCTCACAGTATCCCGCGCATCTTGCATGCCGGTGGCGATGCTACCGGTAAGCATATCGAAATCACCCTTTCCAAAGTGGTGCGGACACTTAATTTACCGGTACTCGAACACCATATGGCAACCGAGATTATTACCGAACAAAACTGTGTTAAGGGCATTAAAGTTTTTGATTGCGAAAAGGGGTGCTACGAAGAATTCGGATGCCGCTATTTGATACTGGCATCCGGTGGCGCAGGGCAGCTCTTTAAATATACCACCAACCCCAAAGTTGCAACCGGAGACGGAATTGCGCTTGCCCTAAAAGCCGGTGCCGAGCTTACCGATATGGAATTTTTTCAGTTCCACCCCACCGCCCTGCGTATTCCCGGCATCGCTCCCTTTTTGATTTCCGAAGCGGTACGCGGCGAGGGGGGAATACTGCGCAATGCAGACGGGAAACGGTTTATGACGGACTATGCCCCTCTGGCCGAACTGGCCCCCAGGGATGTGGTTGCGCGCAGTATCCTTAGTGAAATGCAAAAAACAAAACAGGATAATGTTTTCCTGGATGTTACCCACTTACCGCCACAGCGCGTCAAAACGCGTTTCCCGCATATCTACCAATTCTGTTTAGACCAAGGGCTGGATATCACCGTAAGCCCAATACCGGTAGCACCGGCCGCCCATTATATGATCGGCGGGGTAAGGACAAACAGCTGGGGTGAAACTTCCGTGTGCGGCCTGTTTGCCGCCGGTGAGTGTGCCGGAACAGGGGCGCACGGAGCCAACAGATTAGCGTCAAACTCAATGCTCGAAGTTATGATTATCGGAAAGCGTATTTTTAGACGAATCGAAGAAGGAGCCGGCTCAGAGATTAAAACCCAATTCGCTTCCAATCTGCCCAGCGAGGATATCCGGTATAAACTTAGACGCGGAAAACCGGCAGACGATACCCCTCAGCTAACTCTTGAAGCGCTTCAAAACCTGCTTTGGAATAATGTCGGTATTGTAAGAGACGGAGAAGGGTTAAAAGAAGCAATAAATATTTTAGGTTCCTGGGAGCAATCACTGCCGCAACCGACAACCCGTCAATCTTTTGAACTGGCAAATTTAATTACAACCGGCAGATTAATGGCTGAGGCCGCTTTATTAAGAGAAGAAAGCCGCGGTGCCCATTACCGCACCGATTTTCCCAAGCACTCGGAGGAGTGGCTAAGGCATATAATTATAACTATAGATGCACAGGAGCAGTGTAATGAATAA
- a CDS encoding ABC transporter permease — protein sequence MRFIDVIQTAFYNLWRKKFRTFLTVLAIVIGAVLIALMTSIGTGLQRFIVDQFGLMVPQNALTVSASSGSPVHTEGPHEIVDLESIVIRSFNAEDIDNLYAIDGVEKVDYNVSVSGLYIKAEDGDKRFSVSINTGPDYKARMLTLVACDFFAEEDSGKCLISYDYLAAFGWDKAEDAIGKEVTITIGKSNAYKIETADYNFIVSGVVQKTINATQVVLPLGDATEMARYYRDNPIQYTLEQPGTTLLVKVSDTADIEKVAEEIRAAGFSTITPDELLKEINNIFSIIQIGLSAFGVIALIVASIGIINTLMMSIYERTREIGVMKAVGATRGVIRLLFTMEGAALGLIGGVVGVAIGFAAGKILNVVGSYTFLSDYPTFEMSVFSVQLVLTVVAITTAISLIAGLYPANRAAKLNAVDALRYE from the coding sequence ATGAGATTTATTGATGTAATTCAAACCGCTTTTTATAATTTGTGGCGCAAGAAATTCCGCACCTTTCTGACGGTGCTGGCGATTGTTATCGGCGCTGTTTTAATTGCCCTAATGACATCTATCGGCACAGGCTTGCAAAGGTTTATTGTTGATCAGTTTGGCCTAATGGTGCCTCAAAATGCTTTGACGGTATCCGCAAGCAGCGGAAGCCCGGTGCACACCGAAGGGCCGCATGAAATTGTCGACCTCGAAAGTATTGTTATTCGCTCCTTTAATGCCGAGGATATCGATAATCTTTATGCGATTGACGGCGTAGAAAAGGTTGACTATAACGTCAGCGTATCAGGGTTGTATATTAAGGCGGAGGACGGTGATAAAAGGTTTTCCGTTTCAATTAATACCGGCCCAGACTATAAGGCAAGGATGTTAACACTGGTGGCCTGTGACTTTTTTGCTGAAGAAGACAGCGGCAAATGTTTGATTAGCTACGATTATTTGGCAGCTTTTGGCTGGGATAAGGCGGAAGATGCGATTGGAAAGGAAGTAACGATTACAATCGGTAAATCAAATGCCTATAAAATCGAGACTGCCGATTATAATTTCATTGTTTCGGGTGTGGTTCAAAAAACAATTAATGCCACGCAAGTAGTTTTGCCTTTAGGCGATGCAACCGAAATGGCACGCTATTACCGCGATAACCCGATTCAATACACGCTTGAACAGCCGGGGACGACCTTACTTGTAAAGGTGAGTGATACCGCCGATATAGAAAAAGTGGCCGAAGAGATTCGGGCGGCCGGGTTTAGCACCATTACCCCGGACGAACTGCTTAAAGAAATTAACAATATCTTTTCAATTATCCAAATTGGTCTAAGCGCCTTTGGCGTGATTGCCTTAATTGTTGCCAGTATCGGGATTATTAATACCCTCATGATGTCTATTTACGAGCGTACGCGAGAAATTGGGGTTATGAAAGCGGTTGGTGCCACTAGGGGTGTTATTCGCTTGCTGTTTACGATGGAAGGGGCTGCGCTTGGGCTTATCGGCGGTGTAGTGGGCGTTGCCATCGGTTTTGCTGCCGGTAAAATATTAAATGTCGTTGGCAGTTATACATTCCTTAGCGATTACCCCACATTTGAGATGTCGGTATTTTCCGTTCAGCTGGTGTTAACGGTGGTTGCGATAACTACAGCGATCAGTTTGATAGCGGGGCTGTATCCGGCAAACCGTGCCGCTAAACTAAATGCGGTTGATGCTTTACGTTACGAGTAA
- the ispH gene encoding 4-hydroxy-3-methylbut-2-enyl diphosphate reductase, translating into MQIKRAEGIGFCLGVRRAIDIVERVAAERGNVETLGAIVHNQPVLRKLAQKGVSVVKDITDVKGDVVITSSHGISPEVAEDIKMRQIDPIDTTCPFVKRAQITAERFAKDGFFTIVFGDAEHPEVKGILGRTGGRGIATMNVDLLIANGTLPRRLGVLAQTTQILDSFADFIKNLLVSPAFKDAELRVVDTICHDIRQRQINSLELAKECDLVLVVGGHTSANSRHLVELCSTVTPTYLVETADEINPAWLKGKETVGVTSGASTDQSTIDEVVDRLEGLA; encoded by the coding sequence TTGCAGATTAAACGTGCCGAAGGAATCGGGTTTTGTCTTGGTGTCCGACGCGCCATAGATATTGTCGAACGTGTCGCCGCAGAACGCGGAAACGTGGAAACTTTGGGGGCGATTGTCCATAATCAGCCGGTACTGCGCAAACTGGCCCAAAAAGGCGTTTCCGTTGTAAAAGATATTACCGATGTTAAGGGGGATGTCGTAATTACCAGTTCCCACGGCATCAGCCCCGAGGTAGCCGAAGATATCAAAATGCGGCAAATTGACCCCATCGATACCACTTGCCCCTTTGTTAAACGCGCGCAAATTACCGCTGAGCGATTTGCTAAGGACGGCTTTTTTACAATTGTTTTCGGGGATGCCGAACACCCCGAAGTAAAAGGGATTTTGGGAAGAACCGGCGGACGCGGCATCGCTACCATGAACGTTGACTTGCTTATCGCAAACGGTACCCTGCCGCGCAGGTTGGGAGTGCTTGCCCAGACAACTCAAATTTTGGACAGTTTTGCCGATTTTATTAAGAATCTCTTGGTTTCACCGGCTTTTAAAGATGCCGAATTACGGGTGGTTGATACTATCTGTCACGATATCCGCCAAAGGCAAATCAATTCGCTGGAACTGGCCAAAGAATGCGACCTTGTTTTGGTGGTCGGCGGGCACACCAGCGCCAACAGCCGCCATTTGGTTGAGCTTTGTTCAACCGTAACCCCGACTTACCTCGTGGAAACAGCCGACGAAATTAACCCCGCTTGGCTCAAAGGAAAAGAGACCGTCGGAGTCACGTCCGGCGCCTCAACCGACCAATCCACCATTGATGAAGTGGTTGACAGATTGGAAGGTTTGGCTTAA
- a CDS encoding serpin family protein codes for MKRFIFLLLSIVLILSNISCAPVTVYGAEAKSDKAYNNSPQISDSVLEALVDGNNRFAFDLYKELNSQKEGNFFYSPFSISLALAMTYAGANGQTKDEMSATLNFLLADKDLHNAFNKLSVELNNRGKVPTGSLSQGFELNIVNATWGQLGFEFLETFLDILAENYDAGIRLLDYENDPEACRQIINKWVSEKTKGKIEDLIPEGTINELTRLVITNAIYFKAAWLHQFDKESTYDGVFHLPDGTVITVPMMHQHNTFDCTVQNNYTAIEMLYDTYNMSMVIIMPKEGKFGEIENSLSPELLDEILGNLMRSQVNLTMPKFEFESDFGLKKSLISMGMPEAFSDNADFSGITDKISLAIGDVVHKAFVSVDEEGTEAAAATAVIIGVTSMPLETTEINIDHSFIFLIRDIDTGSVLFIGRVLNPLQ; via the coding sequence ATGAAAAGGTTTATTTTTTTACTGCTGAGTATAGTATTGATTTTAAGTAATATTTCATGTGCCCCGGTAACGGTTTACGGTGCCGAAGCAAAATCAGACAAAGCTTATAATAATTCGCCGCAGATAAGCGATTCGGTGCTCGAAGCGCTTGTAGACGGCAATAATAGGTTTGCTTTTGACCTCTATAAAGAACTTAACAGCCAAAAAGAAGGTAACTTCTTTTATTCACCCTTTAGTATTTCACTGGCCTTGGCAATGACTTATGCCGGTGCTAACGGACAAACCAAGGATGAGATGTCCGCCACTTTAAACTTCTTATTGGCAGATAAAGACCTGCATAACGCTTTCAACAAACTCTCGGTTGAACTCAACAACCGCGGTAAAGTTCCAACAGGCAGCCTGTCGCAAGGTTTTGAACTTAATATCGTGAATGCCACATGGGGGCAGCTCGGTTTTGAATTTTTAGAAACCTTTTTGGATATACTGGCCGAAAATTACGATGCCGGAATCAGGCTCTTGGATTACGAAAACGACCCCGAAGCCTGCCGGCAAATCATTAACAAGTGGGTGAGCGAAAAAACGAAAGGCAAAATTGAGGATTTAATCCCTGAGGGGACAATTAACGAACTAACGCGCCTGGTAATTACCAATGCAATCTATTTTAAAGCCGCTTGGCTGCACCAATTTGATAAGGAATCAACTTACGACGGTGTTTTCCATTTACCAGACGGCACTGTTATTACGGTCCCGATGATGCACCAACACAATACATTCGATTGTACCGTTCAAAATAACTACACGGCAATCGAAATGCTTTACGATACCTATAATATGTCGATGGTTATAATAATGCCGAAGGAGGGTAAATTCGGTGAAATTGAAAATTCCCTCTCGCCGGAACTCTTAGATGAGATTCTCGGGAACCTGATGCGGTCACAAGTTAACCTCACAATGCCTAAATTCGAATTTGAATCCGATTTCGGCTTAAAGAAGTCTTTAATCTCAATGGGAATGCCGGAGGCCTTCTCCGATAACGCCGATTTTTCGGGGATTACCGATAAAATCAGTCTTGCCATCGGCGATGTTGTCCATAAAGCGTTTGTTTCCGTTGATGAAGAAGGCACCGAAGCGGCAGCTGCCACAGCGGTAATTATCGGGGTAACTTCCATGCCGCTTGAAACAACCGAAATCAATATTGACCACTCGTTTATTTTCCTTATTCGCGATATTGATACCGGTTCCGTACTGTTTATCGGGCGTGTGTTAAATCCGTTGCAATAA
- the ybeY gene encoding rRNA maturation RNase YbeY, protein MEINILIDEGFEGFLSEDWLRKIIEATLKAENAGDNIEMGLLITGQEQIQQLNKEYRQIDKPTDVLSFAMEDELPSEEDDDFVFVTPSDGVKHLGEVIISYPQAFIQAEEHGHSVKKEVIVLLVHGVLHLLRYDHIEDDEAETMEAREKIIISSIAEDLE, encoded by the coding sequence ATGGAAATAAATATTCTGATTGATGAAGGTTTTGAGGGTTTTCTTAGCGAAGATTGGCTGCGTAAAATAATTGAAGCCACTCTTAAGGCCGAAAATGCCGGTGATAATATTGAAATGGGCTTACTGATTACCGGGCAGGAACAAATCCAACAACTCAACAAAGAATACCGTCAAATAGATAAACCGACCGATGTTCTCTCTTTTGCGATGGAAGATGAACTCCCCTCCGAAGAAGATGACGATTTTGTTTTTGTTACCCCCTCGGATGGGGTTAAGCACCTCGGAGAAGTGATTATCAGCTATCCGCAGGCTTTTATTCAAGCGGAAGAACACGGGCATTCCGTAAAAAAGGAAGTAATTGTGCTTCTTGTTCATGGTGTTTTGCATCTTTTGAGGTACGATCATATAGAAGACGATGAAGCCGAAACAATGGAAGCGCGTGAAAAAATAATTATCTCATCAATCGCGGAGGATTTGGAATGA
- the yajC gene encoding preprotein translocase subunit YajC, with amino-acid sequence MTKKIVASLLGLSAIFGVGLLSSCVPASGEGSGSSLYMILIMVGLFALFYFLIIRPQTKRQKEHQNLLSSLQVGDRIITIGGIYGRIDSIREDSYVIKVESGELLRMAKSAISGKQPDEAK; translated from the coding sequence ATGACAAAGAAAATTGTTGCTTCGTTATTGGGGCTATCCGCTATTTTCGGTGTAGGGCTGCTTTCAAGCTGTGTTCCGGCATCCGGCGAGGGAAGCGGCAGTTCGCTCTACATGATTCTTATTATGGTGGGGCTATTTGCTCTTTTCTATTTTTTGATTATCAGACCCCAAACCAAAAGACAAAAAGAGCATCAGAATCTGCTTAGCAGCCTGCAAGTCGGTGACAGAATTATTACAATCGGCGGTATTTACGGCAGGATTGACAGCATCCGGGAGGATAGCTATGTAATTAAAGTTGAATCCGGTGAACTTCTGAGAATGGCCAAAAGCGCCATTTCCGGTAAGCAGCCTGATGAGGCAAAATAA
- a CDS encoding NEW3 domain-containing protein, with the protein MKTLRLIKAVGILVVMAFLLMPSYAVFAQGKEGLVISYAGGGYYNEITPGETILIYVEAANYSDANTSNIRFSFTASEDWEIEFSPSNIAALSANTSQVIEMKVTAPRQLKTGDHFITVVADSDIGRKVMSVYLFTKEGNVTWVWIGAVAGLITLIAFIVVYRVFGRD; encoded by the coding sequence ATGAAAACATTAAGATTAATTAAAGCTGTTGGTATTCTTGTTGTTATGGCTTTTCTGCTCATGCCTTCTTATGCTGTTTTTGCACAAGGAAAGGAGGGGCTGGTTATCAGTTATGCGGGAGGAGGTTATTACAACGAAATAACCCCCGGTGAAACGATTTTGATATATGTCGAGGCTGCTAACTACAGCGACGCAAATACCTCCAATATCCGCTTTTCTTTTACCGCATCGGAAGATTGGGAGATTGAATTTAGCCCGTCAAATATTGCTGCTTTAAGCGCTAATACCTCTCAGGTTATTGAAATGAAAGTAACGGCGCCGCGTCAATTAAAAACGGGGGATCATTTTATTACGGTTGTCGCCGATTCGGATATCGGCCGCAAAGTAATGAGCGTCTATTTATTTACTAAAGAAGGTAACGTGACATGGGTTTGGATTGGCGCAGTCGCGGGGCTTATTACCTTAATTGCGTTTATTGTCGTTTACAGGGTTTTCGGCAGGGATTAA
- a CDS encoding ABC transporter ATP-binding protein, giving the protein MIKLDNITKEYHMGEEIVRAVSGVTLDIKEGEFVALVGPSGSGKSTTMHIIGGLDTPTSGKVIVDEQDLTRASDKELSFYRNEKIGFVFQAFNLHPTYTATENVALPLIFSRIGKSKRIELANEALRVVGLAERASHRPNQLSGGERQRVSIARALVTQPKILLADEPTGNLDTKNGKNIMELLSQLNKEKGITLIIVTHDMEIAAVAERIIRMRDGKIVEDER; this is encoded by the coding sequence ATGATAAAGCTGGATAATATTACCAAAGAATACCATATGGGCGAGGAAATTGTTCGTGCGGTTTCCGGCGTCACTTTAGATATCAAAGAAGGTGAATTTGTTGCTTTAGTGGGGCCTTCCGGCTCCGGTAAATCAACCACAATGCATATTATCGGCGGGTTGGATACCCCGACATCGGGGAAGGTCATCGTTGACGAGCAGGATTTAACCCGTGCCAGTGACAAAGAGCTTTCATTCTATCGCAATGAAAAAATCGGCTTTGTTTTTCAGGCCTTTAATCTGCACCCAACTTATACCGCAACGGAAAACGTGGCTTTGCCGCTTATTTTTTCGCGTATCGGGAAAAGCAAACGCATTGAGTTAGCCAACGAGGCGCTCAGGGTTGTTGGGCTTGCCGAAAGGGCTTCGCATCGCCCCAATCAACTTTCCGGCGGCGAAAGACAACGTGTCAGTATTGCGCGTGCACTTGTAACTCAGCCTAAAATACTTTTGGCAGACGAGCCGACCGGCAATCTTGATACCAAAAACGGCAAAAATATTATGGAATTATTATCGCAGTTAAACAAAGAAAAGGGGATTACGCTGATAATCGTTACCCATGATATGGAAATTGCCGCGGTGGCCGAACGAATCATTAGGATGAGAGACGGAAAGATTGTTGAGGATGAGAGATGA